Proteins encoded by one window of Leishmania infantum JPCM5 genome chromosome 32:
- a CDS encoding putative chaperone protein DNAj, with protein sequence MTILHSRRAAVRCACMLVLVLLCVALSSRAFFDFGGGRRADAPSAEVHHAQEVDYYKVLQLEDKREEATEKDIRQQFRRLSRLYHPDVAKTEEDKAKYSQVNRAYEVLSDKRKRKVYDMRGERGLEQLEHIDRSKDTPGGGMNPLARLFGMRVDDGLRGPDMELEAKVDLAKLFTGGQETLQVNKQKVCHACKGSGADTKAAIVQCRQCGGEGVLRQRIQFAPGMIQELHQKCPSCGGAGRRPERLCSVCRGNKVLLGSSTVTLELEPGMEEGHVLKFEMEAEESPDRLPGDLLVHVHTLPHPVFSRRRNQLDLDTSLTLTLQEALVGFDRNITHLDGVEQVRVQRLDTVSPYGTVLRLPGKGMPKMNVASERGDLYVRLQYDMPAQLTEEQRKLVEMLL encoded by the coding sequence ATGACGATCCTGCACTCgcgtcgcgctgccgtgcggtGCGCATGCATGCTTGTGCTTGTGCTTCTATGCGTAGCGCTGAGCTCGCGCGCATTTTTCGACTTTGGCGGCGGTCGTCGTGCCGACGCGCCGTCCGCAGAGGTGCACCATGCCCAGGAGGTGGACTACTacaaggtgctgcagctggaggaTAAGCGCGAGGAAGCGACAGAGAAGGACATCCGTCAGCAAttccgccgcctctctcgcctttACCACCCCGACGTGgcgaagacggaggaggacaaggcCAAGTACAGTCAAGTTAACCGTGCGTACGAGGTGCTGTCCGACAAGCGGAAACGCAAGGTGTACGACATGCGCGGGGAGCGGGGCTTGGAGCAGCTCGAACACATAGACCGCTCCAAGGACACCCCTGGCGGTGGTATGAACCCCCTCGCCCGGCTCTTCGGCATGCGGGTGGACGATGGCCTGCGAGGGCCCGACATGGAGCTGGAAGCGAAGGTGGACCTCGCCAAGTTGTTCACTGGCGGGCAGGAGACACTCCAGGTCAACAAGCAAAAGGTATGCCACGCCTGCAAAGGCAGTGGTGCAGATACTAAGGCGGCTATTGTGCAGTGCCGGCAGTGCGGGGGCGagggcgtgctgcgccagcgcatccAGTTTGCCCCTGGCATGATCCAAGAGTTGCACCAGAAGTGCCCCAGCTGTGGCGGAGCAGGTCGGCGGCCGGAGCGGCTGTGTTCTGTGTGCCGAGGCAACAAAGTCTtgctcggcagcagcacagttACACTGGAGCTGGAGCCTGGCATGGAGGAGGGCCACGTGCTGAAGTTCgagatggaggcggaggagtcGCCGGACCGGCTGCCGGGGGATCTTCTCGTACACGTGCACACCCTCCCGCACCCCGTCTTCTCACGCCGCCGCAACCAGCTAGACTTGGACACGTCGCTGACGCTGACTCTTCAGGAGGCCCTCGTAGGTTTTGACCGCAACATCACACACCTAGACGGAGTGGAGCAGGTTCgggtgcagcgcctcgacACCGTCTCACCCTATGGCACCGTGCTTCGGCTCCCGGGAAAGGGAATGCCAAAGATGAATGTCGCCTCCGAGCGGGGTGACCTCTACGTCAGGCTGCAGTACGACATGCCCGCGCAGCTTACAGAGGAGCAGAGGAAGCTGGTGGAAATGCTTCTGTGA